In the genome of Vicia villosa cultivar HV-30 ecotype Madison, WI linkage group LG7, Vvil1.0, whole genome shotgun sequence, one region contains:
- the LOC131619677 gene encoding uncharacterized protein LOC131619677, with translation MGHLIACAYDMICIDLTRYGFSETFFPLCTAPPTNFDDRMMCVGWLAKSKHFVPVYLKLVCLIPPTSPEWALHHTETVDTWPDRFVDRMHNFERLNNIEKESIVEKSRLEPPIDLVGDSSFDVFI, from the coding sequence AtgggacatcttattgcatgcgCATATGACATGATATGCATTGATTTGACACGATATGGTTTTTCGGAAACCTTTTTTCCGCTCTGCACCGCACCTCCTACAAATTTTGATGATCGTATGATGTGTGTTGGATGGCTCGCAAAATCAAAACATTTTGTGCCAGTTTACTTGAAACTGGTATGCCTCATACCACCTACGTCACCGGAATGGGCACTTCATCATACTGAGACTGTCGATACGTGGCCGGATCGTTTTGTGGATAGGATGCACAATTTCGAAAGGTTGAACAACATCGAAAAGGAATCAATTGTCGAAAAGTCAAGATTAGAACCTCCAATAGATTTAGTTGGCGACAGTTCTTTTGATGTTTTTAtctag